From one Lolium rigidum isolate FL_2022 chromosome 4, APGP_CSIRO_Lrig_0.1, whole genome shotgun sequence genomic stretch:
- the LOC124707894 gene encoding protein TsetseEP-like, whose product MARHRLLAVLLVGVVAASAFHQAAAAGRGLAEVEKLPEPEPKPVPYPEPKPEPKPEPMPKPMPQPEPKPKPEPKPEPKPEPKPEPKPEPMPKPEPKPEPKPEPLPKPEPKPEPKPEPKPEPLPKPEPKPMPKPEPKPEPLPKPEPKPEPKPEPKPEPKPKPEPKPEPKPEPKPKPMPKPEPKPEPKPMPEPKPEPKPMPEPKPEPMPKPEPKPEPKPEPKPGPKLKPEPKPEPKPEPMPKPEPKPEPKPEPMPKPEPKPEPKPEPMPKPEPKPEPKPEPKPEPMPKPEPKPEPKPEPKPEPPPKGKPPSTDI is encoded by the coding sequence ATGGCGAGGCATCGCCTCCTTGCCGTGCTCCTCGTCGGGGTAGTGGCAGCCTCCGCTTTCCACCAAGCGGCCGCTGCTGGCCGAGGCCTTGCTGAGGTCGAGAAGCTCCCGGAGCCagagcctaaacctgtgccgtaCCCAGAGCCAAAGCCCGAACCCAAACCGGAGCCAATGCCGAAACCCATGCCACAGCCAGAGCCAAAGCCAAAACCAGAACCTAAACCAGAGccaaaacctgaacccaaaccggaACCCAAGCCTGAACCAATGCCCAAACCAGAGCCGAAACCAGAGCCCAAGCCCGAACCATTGCCTAAGCCAGAACCCAAACCTGAACCTAAGCCAGAACCAAAACCCGAACCATTACCCAAACCTGAACCTAAACCAAtgcccaaacctgaacccaagccTGAACCACTGCCTAAGCCAGAGCCAAAACCGGAACCCAAGCCTGAACCTAAACCTGAGCCAAAGCCCAAACCGGAACCTAAGCCAGAGCCAAAACCAGAGCCTAAGCCTAAACCAATGCCTAAACCCGAGCCTaaacccgaacccaaacctatgccagagCCCaagcctgaacccaaacctatgccagagCCTAAGCCGGAACCAATGCCTAAACCAGAGCCCAAACCCGAGCctaagcccgagcccaagcctggACCCAAACTTAAGCCAGAGCCTAAACCGGAGCCAAAGCCTGAACCAATGCCTAAACCTGAGCCCAAACCGGAGCCAAAGCCGGAACCAATGCCTAAGCCTGAGCCCAAACCGGAGCCAAAGCCGGAACCAATGCCTAAACCTGAACCAAAGCcagagcccaagccggagccgaaGCCGGAACCAATGCCTAAACCTGAACCAAAACCAGAGCCCAAGCCTGAACCCAAACCGGAGCCACCACCAAAGGGAAAACCACCGTCAACTGACATTTGA